In Flavobacterium praedii, the DNA window ACCGGAAATATGATGCAAGCCTTATTAAAACAAGCCATTGCTCAAGACATATTAATACTGAACCAACAAACCGTTACTTCTTTTTTGGATAACGAAAAAAATGTTGAGGTAGCACTAGGCGATTTTAGTTTTACAACAAAAAAATTATTGTTTGCCACCAATGGTTTTGCCAATACGCTAACAAAAGGGGAAGTAAAACCAGCGAGAGCACAAGTTTTAATCACCAAACCAATTCCTAATCTGGATATAAAAGGTACATTTCATTTGGATAAAGGATACTATTATTTTAGAAACATCGGTGATCGTATTTTACTGGGAGGCGGAAGGAATCTCGATTTTGAAACGGAAACCACAACCGAGTTTGGTCAAACAGAAATTGTGCAAAAAAAATTGGAAGACGTATTAAAAAAAGTAATTTTGCCCAACCAAGATGTCCAGATAGAACACCGTTGGAGTGGCATTATGGGAATTGGCAATAGCAAAAAACCAATTATCACTCAATTGTCTGAAAACGTGTATTGTGGTGTACGACTTGGTGGTATGGGAGTAGCAATAGGCAGTTTAATAGGAACCGAATTAGCAGATTTAATATAAAATGGCGACCAAAATAACACCAAAAAAAACGACAAAGAAACCCGTTAAAAAAAACTCAGGGAGCATTATGACCAAAGTGAAATGGTTTTTGCTGAAAGCTTTGCTATGGTTTTTTGGGATTTCAATTGCTTTTGTAGTGCTTTTTAAATTTGTGCCAGTTCCTTTCACACCCCTGATGGTAATTCGTTATTTTGAAAATAAAGCTGCTGGAAAAGAAATTTACTTTAGCCATAATTGGGAACCGCTTGATAAAATCTCGATGAATTTACAAAAAGCCGTTATTGCCAGCGAAGATGGGACTTTCTTAACCCATAATGGTTTTGATTTTATCGCAATGCAAAAAGCTTATAAAAGTAACGAAAGAGGTCGAAAAATAAAAGGAGGAAGTACCATATCACAGCAAACTGCCAAAAATGTTTTTCTTTGGCAAGGACGCAGCTACCTTCGAAAAGGGCTAGAAGCCTATTTTACGGTTTTGATTGAACTTATTTGGGGCAAAGAACGTATTATGGAAGTCTATCTCAATAGCATCGAAATGGGTGATGGTGTTTATGGCGCCTATGCCGCGACAGAACATTGGTACAGGAAAGATGCGTCGAGTCTAACAATGACTCAAGCCGCAGGAATTGCAGCCATTTTACCCAATCCGCGAAAATACAAAGCCACCAGTTCTTCTTCATACATCAACAACAGAAAAACAAAAATTGTTCGAATTATGAGGCATATTGGCAAAATTGAATATTAAAAACAAACCTCAATGATAAGACTACCCCCAAAAAAGTTAAACACTATTTGGGGGTATTTTTATAAATTCCCACTTAAAAAATCATATACAAGTAAAAGAATAACATTGCAAAAGGATTCATTTTAGACATCCAGCAAAAATTGTTTTTTTTAAATGTAATTTTTTTTTTGGCATCCTCTAATGGTTGTGCTCAATATCGTTACGTTAATGATTTCTCACTACATTTTTTCAAAATATAGCTCTAGCAAAGATGCGAAGGCACAAAGAAATTGTCTCTAAACTTTGCGCCTTTGCATCTTGGCAAGAAAGACAAAGCTTAACTTAATGATATTGACATCAAGCTGTACGTACTCGCTTTTTTTTGTGAGCCTAAAAAGGCTTACAAAAAAAGAGTTCCACTGCCATAACTTACGAGACATCAAGACATAGTATCGTATTTGTATAAATAATTACCTTCATAAATGGAGTTAAAACAAAATATTTTTAAAAAAAAACATGATTTTATTAAAAAATACTAAAACTGGCATTGTTATTGTTTTGATTATAACCCCGATTCAATATTAGATTTCGCTATGATTCTGGATTATTCAATAAAAACAAGTGCCCAAGAACTATTTTAGAAATAGAAGATTTATTTCTTTCAATTTTAAAAATAGAAGAAAGTGCTTGGCTTTGAAGAAAAGAATCCAAACAAAGTAGATTTCTAATATAGCTGGGTTTATTATATTATGTACAAACCCCAATTTATTCGGATTTCAAATAAGTTACAAATGAGAAACTATGATATCACCTACAATTCCTGACAATGAAAAAATACGTATAAAAGCTTTAAAGTCTTTCTCTATTTTGGACACTTTTTCCGAAAAAGAATATGACGAAATAACCCTTTTAGCTTCAGTCATTTGTGATACCCCAATATCTTTAATTTCTCTTATTGATGAAGACAGACAGTGGTTTAAATCAAAAACGGGAATCGATATAGAAGAAACACCACGTGAGTTTTCTTTTTGCGGACACGCAATTTTGGATAACAGTCAACTGTTTACAATTGAAGATTCTCGGCTTGATGAAAGATTTCATGACAATCCATTAGTAACAGGTTATCCAAATGTGGTTTTTTATGCTGGAGCCCCATTGATTACATCCGATGGATTGGCTTTGGGGACTTTATGTGTTTTGGATAATAAGCCAAAAACACTAACGCCCATGCAGCAACAAGCAATGAAAGTACTTTCTAATAAGGTAATAAGCCTTTTTGAACTCAAAAAAGCGAATTTACTTTTAAAACAAAAAAATAAAGAGTTGGAATCACAGCGAACCGAATTGGAAATGTTTGCAAATGTGGCGGCCCATGACATTAAATCTCCTTTAAAAAATATAGGTAGTTTAACCCAACTTTTGCTTGAAGAATATGGACCCAAATTAGATGAAGGAGCGAATGAAATGTTGAATATGTTGCACACATCTTCCCTTATTTTGAATAGTTTAGTCGATGGAATTTTAAATCACAGTAAAGCAGGATCAATTTTAGAAATTAATAGAGATGAGTTTGATTTAAAATACTTTATAGACAATACAATACAACTTATGAATAGTCGAGGGCAATATGAATTCATAACCTTATTTGAAAATCAGTCCATAGTCGTTAATAGAGTTGCTTTGCAGCAAATTTTTATTAATTTAATCGGTAACGCAATTAAGTATAATAATAAGGAACAAATTGAAATTACAATCGGTTTTTCAGAAACCAAAAGTCATTATCATTTCTATATATCGGATAATGGAATGGGAATGGTTAAAGAACATCAATCAAAAATATTTAAAATTTTCGAGATTTTAGGGGTTGAAGATCGATTTGGCAATAAAGGAAATGGAATTGGACTTTCTACTGTAAAAAAATTAATTGAAGGTCTTGGCGGTAGTGTTTCAGTTGATTCTGAAATTGATAAAGGAACAAAAGTTAGTTTTTCAGTGTTGAAATAATGATTTGTTAAAAAGTTAAATAGCTCTAAATCATAAAAGATTTCACAAATATGCTAATTTATAGTTGATTAGAATAAAAATAGAGTACATTTGCTTCAATTATTATAAATAAGTACTTATGAATATTTTTGTTGGAAGCCTTCCATTCAGTATTGAGGAAGCAGATTTAAGAGAGTCTTTCGAGGCTTACGGAGCAGTTGATTCAGTTAAAATTATCACAGATAAATTTACAGGAAGAAGTAAAGGATTCGGATTTGTTGAAATGACAAATGATGATGAAGCTCAAAAAGCAATTGACGAATTGAACGGAGCTACTGTTCAAGGACGTGCAATCGTAGTAAACAAATCTGAACCAAAACCAGAAGGTGAAAGAAGAAGTTTTAACAATAACAGTCGTGGTGGAGATTCACGCGGTGGTTATGGTGGTGGAAACAGCCGTGGTGGAGACAACCGTGGAGGTGGAGACAGAGGAGGAAGATATTAATATTCTTTTCAATCATATAAAAAAAGGTGTCAATGTAAATTGACACCTTTTTTGTTTATTCTATTTTTAGGGTAGAGGCGTATTGAAATACACCTCTACTTATATAGTTACAAATTAGCAACCAACCAGTCACCAACTTCACTAGTTTTATATGCTTTTGTACCTTTGGCCACTAAATCTTCGGTTACAATTCCTTGTTCCAATGATTTGTTCACGACAGCTCTGATTGCTTCGGCTTCTTCTTTTAATCCAAAAGCATCTTCAAACATCATGGCTGCTGATAAAACAGTTGCTAATGGATTGGCAATATTCAAACCAGTTGCTTGTGGATAAGAACCGTGAATTGGTTCGTATAATGAAGTGTGTTCCCCAACAGAAGCTGATGGCATTAATCCCATTGATCCTGAAATAACAGAAGCCTCATCAGTCAAAATATCTCCAAATAAATTTTCTGTAATCAATACATCATAAGAGTTTGGCCATTGTACCAAACGCATGGCTACAGCATCCACAAATTCGTAAGACACTTCTACCTCTGGATAATCTTTTTCCATTGCCTGAACAGTTTCTCTCCACAAACGAGATGTCTCTAATACATTGGCTTTATCCACGCAACATAATTTTTTGGAGCGCGTCATAGCCAATTCAAATCCTTTTTTGGCCAAACGTTGTACTTCAACTCTAGTATACACACAGTTGTCAAAAGCAGTTTCTCCGTTGTCTCTTCTTCCTTTTTCTCCAAAATAAATTCCTCCAGTCAATTCTCTAAGGAAAACCAAATCAGTTCCTTCGATACGCTCTCTTTTTAAAGGAGAATTGTCAATTAATGATGGGAAAGTAAAGGTTGGAC includes these proteins:
- a CDS encoding NAD(P)/FAD-dependent oxidoreductase — translated: MELSYWELKNWFSQVDYTIVGSGIVGLHAGLRLREKYPNSKILILEKGMLPQGASTKNAGFACFGSISEIIDDLKTHTEEDVIQLVQKRWSGLQLLRKRLNDTTIDFKPYGGYELFLKNDDNSFSECFNKLPFINDILKPLFKADVFAKEIDRFGFGGIQEYLIFNPFEAQIDTGNMMQALLKQAIAQDILILNQQTVTSFLDNEKNVEVALGDFSFTTKKLLFATNGFANTLTKGEVKPARAQVLITKPIPNLDIKGTFHLDKGYYYFRNIGDRILLGGGRNLDFETETTTEFGQTEIVQKKLEDVLKKVILPNQDVQIEHRWSGIMGIGNSKKPIITQLSENVYCGVRLGGMGVAIGSLIGTELADLI
- the mtgA gene encoding monofunctional biosynthetic peptidoglycan transglycosylase — translated: MATKITPKKTTKKPVKKNSGSIMTKVKWFLLKALLWFFGISIAFVVLFKFVPVPFTPLMVIRYFENKAAGKEIYFSHNWEPLDKISMNLQKAVIASEDGTFLTHNGFDFIAMQKAYKSNERGRKIKGGSTISQQTAKNVFLWQGRSYLRKGLEAYFTVLIELIWGKERIMEVYLNSIEMGDGVYGAYAATEHWYRKDASSLTMTQAAGIAAILPNPRKYKATSSSSYINNRKTKIVRIMRHIGKIEY
- a CDS encoding sensor histidine kinase, coding for MISPTIPDNEKIRIKALKSFSILDTFSEKEYDEITLLASVICDTPISLISLIDEDRQWFKSKTGIDIEETPREFSFCGHAILDNSQLFTIEDSRLDERFHDNPLVTGYPNVVFYAGAPLITSDGLALGTLCVLDNKPKTLTPMQQQAMKVLSNKVISLFELKKANLLLKQKNKELESQRTELEMFANVAAHDIKSPLKNIGSLTQLLLEEYGPKLDEGANEMLNMLHTSSLILNSLVDGILNHSKAGSILEINRDEFDLKYFIDNTIQLMNSRGQYEFITLFENQSIVVNRVALQQIFINLIGNAIKYNNKEQIEITIGFSETKSHYHFYISDNGMGMVKEHQSKIFKIFEILGVEDRFGNKGNGIGLSTVKKLIEGLGGSVSVDSEIDKGTKVSFSVLK
- a CDS encoding RNA recognition motif domain-containing protein, with the protein product MNIFVGSLPFSIEEADLRESFEAYGAVDSVKIITDKFTGRSKGFGFVEMTNDDEAQKAIDELNGATVQGRAIVVNKSEPKPEGERRSFNNNSRGGDSRGGYGGGNSRGGDNRGGGDRGGRY
- the leuB gene encoding 3-isopropylmalate dehydrogenase, with amino-acid sequence MKLNIALLAGDGIGPEVINEAVKVSDAIAKKFNHEITWTPALTGACAIDAVGVPYPDETHEICMAADAVLFGAIGHPKYDNNPSAPVRPEQGLLLMRKKLGLFANVRPTFTFPSLIDNSPLKRERIEGTDLVFLRELTGGIYFGEKGRRDNGETAFDNCVYTRVEVQRLAKKGFELAMTRSKKLCCVDKANVLETSRLWRETVQAMEKDYPEVEVSYEFVDAVAMRLVQWPNSYDVLITENLFGDILTDEASVISGSMGLMPSASVGEHTSLYEPIHGSYPQATGLNIANPLATVLSAAMMFEDAFGLKEEAEAIRAVVNKSLEQGIVTEDLVAKGTKAYKTSEVGDWLVANL